In Citrus sinensis cultivar Valencia sweet orange chromosome 2, DVS_A1.0, whole genome shotgun sequence, a single genomic region encodes these proteins:
- the LOC102631214 gene encoding homeobox-DDT domain protein RLT2-like: MQLKSYIGQKAEETHVYRSLPLGQDRRRNRYWRFITSMSQNDPGCGRIFVELCDGRWRLIDSEESFDALLTSLDVRGLRESHLHSVLQMIEMSFKETVRRNLQHVTTEVQNQETVKAEVIERASCPDYTGTDNPSNIVCDSDSEISDTSTSFSIELGRDDVLRNDALKRYQDYERWMWKECVNSSILCAMEYGKKRCKQVLGVCDYCHDLYFFEDSHCRSCHETFDTSKRFLSHQKLFNLFGMTAIETPEE; this comes from the exons ATGCAGTTGAAATCTTACATTGGTCAGAAGGCAGAGGAAACGCATGTGTATAGATCATTGCCTCTTGGTCAGGATCGTAGACGTAATCGATATTGGCGTTTTATCACATCCATGTCTCAAAATGATCCTGGATGTGGCAGGATCTTTGTTGAGTTATGTGATGGTCGTTGGAGACTCATTGATTCTGAAGAG AGTTTTGATGCTCTTTTGACATCTTTGGATGTCCGTGGGCTTAGAGAATCCCATTTGCATTCGGTGTTGCAAATGATTGAGATGTCCTTTAAGGAAACTGTTAGGAGGAACTTGCAGCATGTTACCACGGAAGTGCAAAATCAAGAGACTGTCAAAGCAGAAGTTATTGAAAGGGCTTCTTGCCCTGATTACACTGGCACTGATAACCCCAGCAATATTGTGtgtgattctgattctgaaaTATCAGACACATCAACATCTTTCTCAATTGAGCTTGGAAGAGATGACGTTCTGAGAAATGACGCCTTGAAGCGATATCAAGATTACGAGAGGTGGATGTGGAAGGAATGTGTCAATTCTTCAATATTATGTGCCATGGAGTATGGGAAGAAAAGGTGCAAGCAAGTTCTGGGTGTATGTGATTACTGccatgatttatattttttcgaAGACAGCCACTGCCGCTCTTGCCACGAGACCTTTGATACTTCTAAGAG GTTTCTGTCCCATCAGAAGCTCTTCAATCTATTTGGAATGACAGCTATAGAAACTCCTGAGGAATGA
- the LOC102620125 gene encoding uncharacterized protein LOC102620125 isoform X1 — protein sequence MGVDYYKILGVDRNASSDDLKKAYEKMAAKWNPDKYPDNRKEAEAKLNRVCEAYEVLSDPQKRAMFDSYREEGLKGTPQGSPRSADDIFSEYFDFTIPHGGGGRRGSSSSSSNETFGDDDVFHSFNRVFVMGGPKKAPPIENRLPCTLEELYKGTTKKIKISREIVDINGNTIKVEEILTVDVKPGWKKGTRITFEEKGNVQQNVKPADVVFIVDEKPHSVFTRDGNDLIVTRTITLGEALEGYPVRLTTLDGRSLNIPIDNVIHPNYEETVPREGMPIQNEPSKRGNLKIKFNIKFPPSLTAEQKAGIKFLQLLNRCLPCFGLFRSWSPN from the exons ATGGGAGTTGATTATTACAAGATACTGGGAGTTGATAGGAATGCAAGTAGCGATGACCTGAAGAAGGCTTACGAAAAGATGGCCGCGAAGTGGAATCCTGATAAATATCCTGATAACAGGAAAGAAGCTGAAGCTAAGTTGAACCGAGTTTGTGAAGCTTATGAG GTTCTAAGTGATCCTCAAAAAAGAGCAATGTTTGATAGTTACCGTGAAGAAGGCTTGAAGGGTACGCCACAAGGCAGTCCCCGAAGTGCTGATGACATTTTTTCGGAATATTTTGATTTCACAATCCCCCATGGAGGTGGGGGGAGGAGAGGGTCAAGTTCCAGTTCCTCAAATGAGACATttggtgatgatgatgtttTTCATTCCTTTAATAGAGTATTTGTAATGGGTGGACCTAAGAAAGCACCTCCGATTGAGAATAGGCTGCCTTGTACCCTTGAGGAACTCTACAAGGGGACTACTAAGAAGATAAAGATCTCTAGGGAAATTGTTGACATCAATGG TAATACCATCAAGGTGGAAGAAATTCTAACTGTTGATGTGAAGCCTGGATGGAAGAAGGGTACAAGGATCACCTTCGAAGAGAAGGGAAATGTGCAGCAAAATGTTAAGCCTGCAGACGTCGTCTTCATCGTGGACGAGAAGCCTCACAGTGTGTTTACTCGAGATGGGAATGATTTGATCGTCACACGGACGATAACTCTCGGTGAGGCCTTGGAAGGTTATCCGGTTCGTCTCACTACCCTGGATGGAAGGAGTTTAAACATCCCAATCGACAATGTGATTCATCCCAACTATGAGGAGACTGTCCCGAGAGAGGGGATGCCAATTCAGAACGAGCCATCAAAGAGAGGCAACTTGAAAATCAAGTTCAACATCAAGTTCCCACCAAGTTTGACTGCAGAGCAGAAGGCCGGGATCAAGTTTTTACAGCTTTTAAATCGATGCTTACCTTGTTTTGGGTTGTTTCGGAGTTGGAGTCCTAATTAA
- the LOC102618586 gene encoding signaling peptide TAXIMIN 2 → MGECRPFGFLIGLPFAFIALLLSLVGAVIWLLGSVLSCLCPCCICCAGLANIAMDLVKLPITILRWFIDQIPC, encoded by the exons atgggaGAATGCAGGCCATTTGGTTTCTTGATAGGGCTTCCATTTGCTTTCATTGCTTTGCTTTTATCTCTCGTTGGCGCTGTCATCTGGCTTCTAGG GAGCGTGTTGAGCTGCCTGTGCCCGTGCTGCATTTGCTGCGCCGGACTTGCAAATATCGCAATGGATCTTGTTAAGCTTCCGATTACTATACTTAGATGGTTTATTGATCAGATTCCTTGTtga
- the LOC102619066 gene encoding uncharacterized protein LOC102619066 isoform X2, with the protein MGVDYYKILGVDRNAKDDDLKKAYRKLAMKWHPDKNPNNKKDAETKFKQISEAYEVLSDPQKRAVYDQYGEEGLKGQMPPPDAGGPGGASFFSTGEGPTSFRFNPRSADDIFAEFFGFSHPFGGMGGGGGGMRGSRFAGGLFGDDMFGPFGEGGGGSMGGGGARKAPPIENKLPCSLEDLYKGTTKKMKISREIADISGINIQTAVLIADSSN; encoded by the exons atgggAGTTGATTATTATAAGATACTGGGTGTTGATAGGAATGCTAAAGATGATGACTTGAAGAAGGCTTATAGGAAGCTGGCCATGAAGTGGCATCCTGATAAGAACCCCAATAACAAGAAAGATGCCGAAACTAAGTTCAAGCAAATCTCTGAAGCCTATGAG GTGCTGAGTGATCCTCAGAAAAGAGCGGTATATGATCAGTATGGAGAAGAGGGCTTAAAGGGTCAGATGCCACCACCGGATGCTGGTGGTCCAGGTGGAGCGTCCTTCTTCTCCACTGGAGAAGGGCCTACGTCATTTCGGTTCAATCCCCGGAGTGCTGATGACATTTTTGCTGAGTTCTTTGGTTTTTCACACCCATTTGGTGGCATGGGTGGTGGCGGTGGAGGGATGAGAGGTTCAAGGTTTGCAGGTGGGTTATTTGGGGATGATATGTTTGGGCCATTTGGTGAAGGAGGAGGAGGATCAATGGGTGGTGGTGGGGCAAGAAAAGCGCCTCCGATTGAGAATAAGTTGCCTTGTAGCCTTGAGGATCTCTATAAGGGGACCACTAAGAAGATGAAGATCTCTAGAGAGATAGCTGATATAAGTGG AATTAACATCCAGACTGCAGTCTTGATTGCTGATTCTTCGAACTGA
- the LOC102619066 gene encoding uncharacterized protein LOC102619066 isoform X1 — protein MGVDYYKILGVDRNAKDDDLKKAYRKLAMKWHPDKNPNNKKDAETKFKQISEAYEVLSDPQKRAVYDQYGEEGLKGQMPPPDAGGPGGASFFSTGEGPTSFRFNPRSADDIFAEFFGFSHPFGGMGGGGGGMRGSRFAGGLFGDDMFGPFGEGGGGSMGGGGARKAPPIENKLPCSLEDLYKGTTKKMKISREIADISGKTMQVEEILTIDVKPGWKKGTKITFPEKGNEQPNVIPADLVFVIDEKPHSVFTRDGNDLIVTQKISLAEALTGYTVHLTTLDGRSLNIPINNVIHPTYEEIVPKEGMPLQKDPSKRGNLRIKFNIRFPTRLTAEQKAGIKKLLGP, from the exons atgggAGTTGATTATTATAAGATACTGGGTGTTGATAGGAATGCTAAAGATGATGACTTGAAGAAGGCTTATAGGAAGCTGGCCATGAAGTGGCATCCTGATAAGAACCCCAATAACAAGAAAGATGCCGAAACTAAGTTCAAGCAAATCTCTGAAGCCTATGAG GTGCTGAGTGATCCTCAGAAAAGAGCGGTATATGATCAGTATGGAGAAGAGGGCTTAAAGGGTCAGATGCCACCACCGGATGCTGGTGGTCCAGGTGGAGCGTCCTTCTTCTCCACTGGAGAAGGGCCTACGTCATTTCGGTTCAATCCCCGGAGTGCTGATGACATTTTTGCTGAGTTCTTTGGTTTTTCACACCCATTTGGTGGCATGGGTGGTGGCGGTGGAGGGATGAGAGGTTCAAGGTTTGCAGGTGGGTTATTTGGGGATGATATGTTTGGGCCATTTGGTGAAGGAGGAGGAGGATCAATGGGTGGTGGTGGGGCAAGAAAAGCGCCTCCGATTGAGAATAAGTTGCCTTGTAGCCTTGAGGATCTCTATAAGGGGACCACTAAGAAGATGAAGATCTCTAGAGAGATAGCTGATATAAGTGG CAAGACTATGCAGGTAGAGGAAATTCTAACTATTGATGTGAAGCCCGGATGGAAGAAGGGTACAAAGATCACCTTCCCTGAGAAAGGAAATGAGCAGCCAAATGTTATACCTGCTGATCTTGTATTCGTTATTGATGAGAAGCCTCACAGTGTATTTACTCGGGATGGAAATGATTTGATTGTCACACAGAAGATATCTCTTGCAGAAGCATTGACAGGTTATACAGTTCATCTCACCACCCTAGATGGGAGAAGTTTAAACATCCCAATCAACAATGTGATTCATCCCACCTACGAGGAAATTGTCCCAAAAGAAGGAATGCCCCTTCAAAAAGACCCATCAAAGAGAGGCAACTTGAGAATCAAATTCAACATCAGGTTCCCTACTAGGTTGACCGCCGAGCAGAAGGCGGGAATCAAGAAACTCCTTGGTCCCTGA